The proteins below come from a single Metarhizium brunneum chromosome 1, complete sequence genomic window:
- the ustT gene encoding Efflux pump ustT, protein MAGAQASETSSLLNPEATSTPHVDRPPSISSASSTCPTFLPSKPDALRSIVAAFTIHLLLNIATNIALTPQTAILQDIVCKQYYDGVDSLAGTTHVQDKDRCGVVPVQSEVAYVIGWEAAIENIPNMLLAVPFGALADKVGRKRILLVALFGMFMNDAWIRLVYWFPDVFPVRAVWIAGLWQAIGSGAATLSSVTHALVAEACPEEQRTSAFSQIRSAKLLSQLIFIPIGGALISTNPWVPMFVSTGFMISGFIAAVILVPGDWPSEPAHSIERQGLLQDEIAGVHSKAQWFSWTGIRSSTSRIADWTASNSRLVPLVLSFFVFQLGEQAGLTLLLQYAANRLDWTLSKASFLISVRAGVNMSALVVLVPAVSAILLTTYRLSVMQKDKCIAQASGLLLVLGCLVVFQATSAISMVGGLVLISVGDVFAIPVRSLATGLVDSTHLGVLYTVIEVMTQSGLFIGQPMLAETFRWGLKLGGFWVGMPFLFAAAFFTLALIAVSTVPSRRRILVPQEDLAEG, encoded by the exons atggccggcgcGCAGGCCTCGGAAACCAGTTCCCTCCTCAACCCCGAAGCCACATCTACACCGCATGTCGACCGGCCACCATCAATCTCATCGGCCTCGTCAACATGTCCAACTTTTCTTCCCTCAAAACCCGACGCCCTACGGTCCATAGTAGCCGCCTTTACGATACATCTTCTTCTGAACATTGCCACAAACATCGCGCTGACGCCCCAAACCGCCATTCTCCAAGATATTGTATGCAAACAGTACTACGACGGGGTCGATTCTCTCGCTGGCACCACGCACGTCCAGGACAAAGACAGATGTGGCGTTGTCCCTGTGCAGAGTGAAGTCGCCTACGTGATAGGATGGGAGGCGGCAATAGAGAATATCCCAAATATGCTGCTGGCAGTTCCGTTTGGAGCGCTAGCAGACAAGGTGGGCAGGAAAAGGATTCTGTTGGTGGCTCTATTTGGAATGTTTATGAACGACGCCTGGATAAGACTTGTTT ACTGGTTCCCGGACGTTTTCCCCGTGAGAGCCGTGTGGATTGCCGGGTTGTGGCAAGCAATTGGTTCCGGAGCCGCGACACTATCATCCGTCACACATGCTTTGGTGGCAGAGGCGTGTCCAGAAGAACAGAG AACATCCGCCTTCTCTCAAATCAGATCGGCCAAACTTCTCTCCCAGCTCATTTTCATCCCCATTGGTGGTGCCTTGATATCCACGAACCCCTGGGTTCCCATGTTTGTTTCCACAGGTTTCATGATTTCTGGCTTCATTGCGGCTGTGATTCTCGTGCCTGGAGACTGGCCGTCCGAACCGGCTCACAGTATTGAAAGGCAGGGTCTGCTCCAGGATGAAATTGCTGGCGTCCATTCCAAAGCGCAGTGGTTCAGCTGGACGGGCATACGATCAAGCACATCACGTATAGCAGACTGGACTGCTTCAAACTCGCGACTCGTACCACTCGTCCTGTCATTTTTTGTGTTCCAGCTAGGCGAGCAGGCTGGGCTTACATTGCTGCTTCAGTACGCCGCGAATCGCCTTGACTGGACATTGAGCAAG GCGTCATTCCTCATATCGGTCCGCGCGGGCGTCAATATGTCCGCCCTCGTCGTTCTGGTTCCGGCAGTGTCCGCCATTCTCCTTACCACCTATCGCCTCTCCGTGATGCAGAAAGACAAGTGCATCGCCCAAGCTAGCGGCTTATTGCTCGTGCTCGGTTGCCTCGTTGTGTTTCAAGCCACGTCCGCCATATCAATGGTAGGAGGTTTGGTGCTAATTTCCGTTGGAGACGTCTTCGCCATCCCCGTAAGGAGTTTGGCAACGGGTCTCGTGGATTCGACTCATCTTGGTGTCCTGTACACTGTCATTGAAGTCATGACACAGAGTGGTCTGTTTATCGGCCAACCTATGCTAGCAGAGACCTTCCGATGGGGATTGAAGCTGGGCGGGTTTTGGGTAGGGATGCCGTTTTTGTTTGCAGCAGCCTTTTTCACCCTGGCCCTCATAGCTGTGTCGACGGTGCCGAGTAGACGACGGATATTGGTTCCACAAGAAGATCTAGCCGAAGGCTAG
- the est_1 gene encoding Esterase, whose product MPTWRAHLASWYLWLWHKGNFTSVEALHRRIAKARKNPPDYRPPQHLRTEFMIEERQVDGYPVLELAPKSETPNAVRILYLHGGSFMFEILGPHWTLIALLAERLQASVTVPIYPLGPEKKLKDMYAMLQPIHDEMAAARDDSPFLVVGDSAGGCMALVLAQEAIRAGTRSAAGLVAITPVVDATFTNTEARELSRRDPWLDVVGCMEAAELVRGEWPTDDARVSPLFGDLGEMPPMMLLAAGEDLLTPDTKRFVEKAAAAGRDVTLVEGPGMMHVWPLVLPDHDGKGAIDKMVEWMKARKP is encoded by the coding sequence ATGCCAACCTGGAGAGCACATCTCGCCTCATGGTACCTCTGGCTCTGGCACAAGGGGAACTTCACATCCGTCGAAGCCCTCCACAGGCGCATCGCCAAAGCCCGCAAGAACCCGCCCGACTACCGGCCGCCGCAGCACCTGCGCACCGAGTTTATGATCGAGGAGCGCCAGGTAGATGGCTACCCGGTCCTGGAGCTGGCGCCCAAGTCAGAGACGCCCAACGCGGTCCGCATCCTCTACCTCCACGGCGGCTCGTTCATGTTCGAGATCCTCGGGCCGCACTGGACCCTGATCGCGCTGCTGGCGGAGCGACTGCAGGCCAGCGTCACGGTGCCCATCTACCCGCTCGGgccggagaagaagctcaaggacatGTACGCCATGCTGCAGCCCATCCACGACGAGATGGCGGCAGCGAGGGACGACTCGCCGTTCTTGGTGGTGGGCGATTCCGCCGGCGGGTGCATGGCGCTGGTGCTCGCGCAGGAGGCCATCAGGGCCGGCACACGGTCTGCCGCGGGCCTGGTCGCCATTACGCCCGTGGTGGACGCTACCTTTACCAACACCGAGGCGCGCGAGCTGTCGAGGAGGGATCCGTGGCTGGATGTCGTGGGCTGCATGGAGGCGGCCGAGCTGGTGAGGGGCGAGTGGCCGACTGACGACGCGCGGGTGAGTCCGCTGTTTGGGGATTTGGGCGagatgccgcccatgatgctgCTTGCCGCGGGCGAGGATCTGCTCACGCCGGATACGAAGCGGTTTGTCGAAaaggccgctgccgctgggcGCGATGTGACGCTGGTGGAGGGCCCGGGCATGATGCATGTGTGGCCGTTGGTGCTGCCTGATCACGACGGCAAGGGGGCGATTGATAAGATGGTGGAATGGATGAAGGCGAGGAAGCCGTGA
- the Stub1 gene encoding STIP1 y and U box-containing protein 1, whose product MAKSLELKEQGNRHFQSGDYLAAESLYSKAIIADPKNPTLYTNRAMSRLKLSLWESVISDCQTCLSITPDSMKAHYYLSQAFLHSRDYESAVTHAVRAHGICAKTNDKSLSQITAAVLRCKKARWEHREKLRAKEAQALETTVLDLLAKDADDMLADPATSEYEKGLIREDNEQRVQQMRAVFERARAQADRRREVPEWVIDDISFAIMVDPVVTKTGKSYERSAIMEHLQRRPTDPLTREPLVPSELRPNLALRQACEDFIEENGWAVDW is encoded by the exons ATGGCAAAGTCGCTGGAGCTCAAGGAACAAGGCAACCGCCATTTCCAGAGCGGAGACTACCTGGCCGCAGAGAGCCTCTACTCAAAAGC CATCATAGCAGACCCCAAAAACCCCACCCTCTACACCAACCGCGCCATGTCGCGCCTCAAACTGTCCCTCTGGGAGTCCGTCATCTCCGACTGCCAGACGTGCCTCTCCATCACGCCCGACTCCATGAAGGCGCACTACTACCTCTCGCAGGCCTTCCTCCACAGCAGGGACTACGAGTCGGCCGTCACCCACGCCGTCCGCGCGCACGGGATATGCGCCAAGACCAACGACAAGTCCCTCTCGCaaatcaccgccgccgtgctcCGGTGCAAAAAGGCGCGCTGGGAGCACCGCGAGAAGCTGCGGGCCAAGGAAGCACAGGCCCTGGAGACCACCGTCCTGGacctgctggccaaggacgccgacgacatgcTCGCCGACCCCGCCACCAGCGAGTACGAAAAGGGCCTGATCCGGGAGGACAACGAGCAGAGGGTGCAGCAGATGCGGGCTGTTTTCGAGCGCGCCAGGGCCCAGGCCGACAGGCGGAGAGAGGTGCCCGAGTGGGTTATCGACGATATCAgcttcgccatcatggtTGATCCCGTTGTT ACAAAGACGGGCAAGTCGTATGAACGCTCAGCCATCATGGAACATCTCCAGCGGCGGCCTACCGATCCTTTGACACGGGAGCCCCTTGTCCCGTCTGAACTCAGACCAAACCTTGCCCTGCGCCAAGCGTGCGAAGACTTTATCGAGGAAAACGGCTGGGCCGTGGACTGGTGA
- the NIPA2 gene encoding Magnesium transporter NIPA2 — protein sequence MDAELVARALEGPDRPPYYKVVGIALAIGSGLFIGSSFVLKKVGLLRANEKYNEVAGEGYGYLKNAFWWSGMTLMIVGEICNFVAYAFTDAILVTPLGALSVVITTILSAVFLKERLSLVGKVACFLCIVGSVVIVLNGPQESSVADIQEMKTFFIAPGFLSYAGVILVGSVITAFYAGPRWGKKNMLVYISICSWIGGLSVVCTQGLGAAIIAWIGGKPQYKEWFLWVLFVFVIGTLVTEIIFLNKALNLFNAALVTPTYYVYFTSTTIITSSVLFRGFKGTPQAIATVVMGFLTICSGVVLLQLSKSAKDVPDVAVFKGDLDQIHTIAEQEQPESEPKADAIRGAAAIVRRISNTRLRMEAEELKRLHEEKMAETMAPISEDGQSEYEWDGLRRRRTLAASTRARAATSPQPRTPVPGPLGSPTSPHPPLGMSRFPSDEELEQAEQGTIFSSIAGTIRGRPRTSTTLPSYEDEYPIKGRSPLHPIPLTHIQQVPTQKPDDEAGAYYGHTREHVFSHQDTAYHGVADRNVQDIPPTPPPHSARRQFSFNRVFRRNTGPTEEERVGLVKEGGTEGQPSFI from the exons ATGGACGCCGAGCTCGTTGCTAGAGCCCTAGAGGGACCAGACCGGCCACCATATTACAAGGTCGTAGGTATCGCACTGGCTATTGGTTCTGGCCTGTTCATCGGATCATCCTTTGTGCTGAAAAAGGTCGGACTTCTCAGGGCCAACGAGAAGTACAACGAAGTCGCTGGCGAGGGCTACGGATATTTGAAAAACGCCTTTTGGTGGAGCGGCATGACGCTCATGATTGTCGGCGAGATCTGCAACTTCGTCGCATATGCCTTTACCGATGCGATTCTCGTCACGCCACTGGGAGCATTGTCTGTTGTCATTACCACAATTCTCTCCGCCGTATTTCTCAAGGAACGCCTGAGTCTGGTCGGCAAGGTTGCATGCTTTCTATGTATAGTCGGGTCCGTCGTCATTGTCCTGAACGGCCCTCAGGAATCCTCGGTCGCCGACATTCAGGAAATGAAGACGTTCTTTATCGCTCCGGGCTTCCTGTCCTATGCAGGCGTTATTTTGGTCGGCTCCGTCATTACTGCATTTTATGCTGGCCCTAGATGGGGCAAGAAGAACATGCTGGTCTACATTTCCATCTGCAGTTGGATTGGCGGTCTGAGTGTCGTGTGTACTCAAGGGTTGGGCGCAGCCATCATAGCATGGATTGGTGGAAAGCCGCAGTACAAGGAATGGTTCCTATGGGTCTTGTTTGTCTTTGTCATCGGCACGCTGGTGACTGAGATCATCTTCTTAAAT AAAGCTCTCAACCTCTTCAACGCAGCTCTCGTCACGCCCACATATTATGTTTACTTCACCAGCACCACAATCATCACGTCTTCAGTCTTGTTCAGAGGTTTCAAGGGCACCCCGCAGGCAATTGCCACCGTTGTGATGGGATTTCTCACAATTTGCTCGGGCGTGGTACTGTTGCAGTTATCCAAGTCAGCCAAGGATGTTCCCGACGTTGCCGTTTTCAAGGGCGACCTGGATCAAATCCACACCATTGCCGAACAAGAGCAGCCGGAGTCAGAGCCCAAGGCTGATGCCATCCGTGGCGCGGCCGCTATCGTACGTAGAATATCAAACACTCGTTTAAGGATGGAAGCCGAGGAGTTGAAGAGGCTCCATGAAGAGAAGATGGCAGAGACCATGGCCCCTATTAGCGAGGACGGGCAGTCGGAATATGAGTGGGACGGCctaagaagaaggagaacaCTGGCGGCGAGCACACGAGCACGCGCTGCAACATCGCCTCAACCTCGTACACCGGTCCCCGGCCCGTTGGGCAGTCCCACAAGTCCTCACCCTCCGCTAGGCATGTCGCGCTTCCCGTCGGACGAGGAGCTTGAGCAAGCGGAGCAAGGCACCATTTTCTCTAGTATAGCTGGCACCATTCGAGGCCGGCCTCGGACCAGCACCACACTACCGTCCTACGAGGACGAGTATCCCATTAAAGGCAGAAGTCCCCTTCATCCCATTCCACTGACGCATATACAACAAGTGCCGACACAGAAGCCTGATGACGAAGCAGGTGCGTATTATGGTCACACCCGCGAGCATGTCTTTAGCCATCAGGATACCGCGTATCACGGCGTCGCGGACAGGAATGTTCAGGACATTCCACCCACGCCACCGCCACACTCTGCACGACGCCAGTTTTCATTCAATCGAGTTTTCAGGCGGAATACAGGGCCTACGGAAGAGGAAAGAGTAGGTCTAGTCAAAGAGGGGGGAACTGAAGGCCAGCCTTCCTTTATCTAG
- the PRD1_0 gene encoding Saccharolysin translates to MTLGIVLPPPKFDLTLDEMFSKAAYILELAKDGIYEITSSVEPEEATYENVIIPIGHVENQLSYEIEPLSILESVSPSAEIRAAASKAVKTAQEAWEIIYDNEELFLLIDAVKHQRPANLDEESGRFLADLHSECVEKGLNLPEAEAERYSEIRHRKYELHSAFVANLATDPGVVLKSDAELEGLPRSKLESFQMDEQGRRRIPLHRTNADAIMRQCTNEETRRDVWAAKESIYPENAAYFREAVLLRDEAARLLGFSSYNHQLVRRRMMKSPEAVMNLLRAMETKLKPLVKMEMDALRELRGDGEPIHFWDLAYYDSQTLKGRNVNSDVVAEYFPADFVLGRMLGMFEKLFQLEISEVADIKDDEVWHPDVKVYKVSELGGLFVGYLYMDLYPREGKYNSSADFNIRPSYIDREGRYMPSATALICNVTPPTKDTPALLHHSDVITIFHELGHGMHDLMGRTRYAKYHGWRGRRDFCEAPSQLLEFFCWLPQTLKLMSCHYSYLSEEYKQQWERMNPATAKQPEKQIPGEMLSALIAAKNVNSAIWTARQVGLSIFDMKVHNPSSHGELEGLDIAKEYYTSITEATGLQGLEDEATLGNGYSTTAHFMWGQEANYYSYISTRILAADMWNACFRDDPMNPETGLRYRQMVLDKGGSVDEAKMVAAFLGREPNSDAYLEEIGVEDVAK, encoded by the exons ATGACTTTGGGCATTGTCCTCCCACCACCAAAATTCGACCTCACCCTCGATGAAATGTTTTCCAAAGCAGCCTACATTCTAGAattggccaaggacggaATATACGAAATCACCTCTTCAGTCGAGCCCGAGGAAGCAACTTATGAAAACGTCATCATCCCCATTGGCCACGTCGAGAACCAGCTAAGCTACGAAATAGAGCCTCTGTCTATTCTTGAATCCGTATCTCCCTCGGCGGAGATCAGAGCGGCCGCTTCGAAAGCAGTCAAGACGGCACAAGAAGCATGGGAGATCATCTACGACAACGAAGAGCTGTTCCTCTTGATCGATGCCGTCAAGCACCAGCGCCCCGCGAACCTGGACGAGGAATCGGGCCGGTTCCTGGCGGACCTGCATAGCGAGTGTGTCGAAAAGGGCCTCAACTTGCCAGAGGCGGAGGCAGAGCGCTATTCGGAAATCAGGCACCGCAAGTACGAGCTGCACTCTGCGTTTGTGGCGAATCTAGCTACTGACCCGGGCGTCGTTTTGAAATCCGACGCTGAACTGGAGGGCTTGCCGAGAAGTAAGCTTGAGAGTTTTCAGATGGACGAGCAGGGCAGAAGGAGGATCCCTCTTCACAGGACGAATGCTGATGCCATCATGCGGCAGTGCACCAACGAAGAAACTCGGAGGGATGTCTGGGCCGCCAAGGAGTCTATATATCCGGAGAACGCAGCGTACTTCCGGGAAGCGGTTCTCCTGCGGGACGAAGCAGCTCGTTTGCTGGGGTTTTCTTCGTACAACCACCAGCTTGTGCGTCGTCGAATGATGAAGTCGCCCGAGGCAGTTATGAACCTCCTGAGGGCCATGGAGACGAAGCTGAAACCAttggtgaagatggaaaTGGATGCTTTGAGGGAGTTGCGTGGCGATGGTGAGCCAATTCACTTCTGGGACCTTGCCTACTACGATTCGCAGACGTTGAAAGGGAGGAATGTGAATAGTGACGTTGTGGCGGAGTACTTTCCCGCAGACTTTGTGTTGGGCAGGATGCTGGGCATGTTTGAAAAGCTATTCCAGTTGGAGATTTCCGAGGTTGCAGACATAAAGGATGACGAGGTGTGGCATCCAGATGTAAAGGTTTACAAAGTGAGCGAGTTGGGAGGTCTGTTTGTGGGATATTTGTACATGGATCTGTATCCGAGGGAGGGCAAGTATAACAGCTCTGCCGACTTCAACATCCGGCCG AGTTATATCGACCGAGAGGGAAGATACATGCCGAGTGCCACGGCGCTGATTTGCAATGTGACGCCTCCCACGAAAGATACTCCTGCGTTGCTGCACCACTCCGACGTCATAACTATATTTCATGAGCTGGGACACG GAATGCACGATTTGATGGGCCGCACCAGATACGCCAAGTACCACGGGTGGCGTGGCAGAAGAGACTTTTGCGAAGCGCCGAGCCAACTTCTAGAATTCTTCTGCTGGCTCCCCCAGACCCTGAAGCTGATGAGCTGTCACTACTCGTATCTGTCGGAGGAATACAAACAGCAGTGGGAACGGATGAATCCCGCCACGGCCAAGCAGCCGGAAAAGCAGATCCCGGGCGAGATGTTGTCAGCGTTGATTGCGGCCAAGAATGTCAACAGTGCGATATGGACCGCGAGACAGGTAGGACTGAGTATTTTTGATATGAAGGTTCATAATCCATCTTCTCATGGGGAACTGGAGGGCCTGGACATTGCCAAGGAATACTATACGTCCATCACAGAGGCCACCGGGCTGCAGGGACTAGAGGATGAAGCGACGTTGGGGAACGGGTATTCTACCACTGCTCATTTCATGTGGGGCCAGGAAGCCAACTACTATTCCTACATTTC GACCCGTATTCTCGCAGCAGACATGTGGAATGCATGCTTCCGCGATGACCCCATGAATCCAGAGACGGGGCTCCGATATCGACAAATGGTCCTGGATAAAGGCGGTAGTGTGGATGAAGCAAAAATGGTGGCTGCGTTTTTGGGTCGTGAGCCCAATTCGGATGCGTATTTGGAAGAAATTGGTGTTGAGGATGTGGCAAAGTGA
- the UPC2_0 gene encoding Sterol uptake control protein 2, with protein MDLKTPGPDETADTSMFSQYTIGVPSGGPHRGVKASHKKSRYGCKRCRTRRVKCNEQKPVCDNCKRHRSECIYDRVPPLTTPVISSAPFRPESAEARVAVAIARNIENSHLSDPPESRERRILETRLMYQYSTSTGTTIAIDDKSKGLYVNMVPRLALTSDALLYCMYSLAALHCKVVGDLMGLVSRDAHRKYLSMGLREHNLAIANISPETADAICLTSTLLRVCSFILLQDRLRQPYTPPVEWLMMNASTKAIVGTAYELPGGKEKSVAAMMVGLSPLVSNEQMRFDPVQRRGFEPLLQRDEIRDASEPWDPESRDAYESTLSYLGGAIETERVGDRHDGLRRLIIFPMLVKGRFIELVQEGQPRATIFLAYYFALLALHKDRWWIGEAGAHEVRAMAAHFTDQWRTLLNWPLRVVETGEVPAFG; from the exons ATGGACCTCAAAACTCCCGGGCCGGATGAAACAGCCGACACAAGCATGTTCAGCCAGTATACGATAGGCGTGCCATCTGGCGGGCCACATCGCGGTGTCAAGGCGAGCCACAAAAAGTCGAGGTATGGCTGTAAGAGGTGTCGGACAAGACGGGTCAAG TGCAATGAACAGAAGCCAGTTTGTGACAACTGCAAGCGGCATCGGTCAGAGTGCATTTATGATCGTGTGCCGCCCCTGACCACGCCGGTGATTTCATCTGCTCCATTTCGTCCCGAATCTGCAGAGGCTCGCGTTGCTGTCGCCATTGCCCGCAATATCGAGAACTCACATCTCTCTGATCCCCCAGAGTCACGAGAGCGGCGCATTCTGGAAACGAGGTTAATGTATCAATATTCAACATCAACCGGCaccaccattgccattgatgaCAAGTCCAAGGGGCTGTATGTGAACATGGTTCCAAGGCTGGCCCTGACCTCGGATGCATTGTTGTACTGCATGTACTCACTTGCCGCTTTGCATTGCAAGGTTGTTGGCGATCTGATGGGGCTCGTCAGTCGCGATGCTCATCGAAAGTATCTCTCCATGGGCTTGCGAGAGCATAATCTAGCCATTGCAAACATAAGCCCCGAGACTGCAGACGCAATATGCTTGACCTCGACTCTCCTTCGAGTCTGCTCCTTCATTTTGCTACAGGACCGGCTGCGCCAGCCATACACCCCGCCAGTGGAGTGGTTAATGATGAACGCGagcaccaaggccattgtcgGCACAGCATATGAACTTCCCGGCGGAAAAGAAAAGTCTGTTGCCGCAATGATGGTTGGGCTCTCCCCTCTCGTGTCCAACGAGCAAATGCGATTTGACCCAGTTCAGAGACGGGGCTTCGAACCATTACTCCAGCGGGACGAGATTCGGGATGCCAGCGAGCCTTGGGATCCTGAATCCCGAGATGCATATGAATCTACATTGAGCTACCTGGGCGGGGCGATTGAAACAGAACGAGTTGGGGATAGACATGACGGCCTCCGGAGGCTCATTATATTTCCCATGTTGGTAAAAGGGAGGTTTATAGAACTGGTTCAAGAGGGGCAACCTCGGGCGACTATTTTTCTGGCGTACTATTTTGCTCTTTTGGCCTTACACAAGGACAGATGGTGGATTGGAGAAGCAGGGGCTCATGAAGTACGAGCAATGGCGGCCCATTTCACTGACCAGTGGCGAACGTTGCTGAACTGGCCGTTGAGAGTTGTTGAAACAGGCGAAGTCCCTGCATTTGGCTGA
- the arg gene encoding Arginase, whose translation MSPFHCGTRAIGPGAGPLFLQSRGLIPALKEFGLPVHEVQIEPVDELDGELAKCFEIIRRTSRLVSKARGNGSFPIVLSGNCSGAVGVAAGLSSSGIAGGDLGCVWFDAHDDFHTPDTIASGYGDSMPIAILAGLCYNRMLQSVPGHQPLNLNHLVHVGMRDVTEEEKQRVLDAGFDIIWGNAEQKVDFGSGLRTVLEKKSLTDTMVHVDLDSLDASIGMANKMATYGGLLEADLIECLEEVVRHTHPVSLTLASFDPGYERADKIAHVGIVGVKTFLRALLGSSRGGATVHRC comes from the coding sequence ATGTCGCCCTTCCACTGTGGCACCCGAGCAATCGGTCCTGGAGCAGGGCCACTGTTCCTCCAGAGTCGAGGCCTCATTCCAGCCCTCAAAGAATTTGGCCTCCCAGTCCACGAAGTCCAAATCGAGCCTGTGGACGAGCTAGATGGCGAGCTCGCAAAATGCTTCGAAATTATCCGCCGAACATCAAGGCTCGTTTCTAAAGCTCGTGGGAATGGATCGTTTCCCATTGTATTATCCGGTAATTGCAGCGGTGCAGTGGGCGTCGCGGCAGGATTAAGTTCTAGCGGCATTGCTGGAGGGGATCTGGGATGTGTATGGTTTGATGCCCACGATGACTTTCACACACCAGATACTATTGCCAGTGGCTATGGAGACTCCATGCCAATTGCAATCCTGGCAGGGTTGTGCTACAACCGAATGCTGCAATCAGTCCCGGGCCATCAGCCGCTGAATTTGAATCACCTGGTACATGTGGGTATGCGAGATGTTActgaggaggagaagcagagggttcttgatgctgggttTGACATCATTTGGGGAAACGCTGAGCAGAAAGTGGATTTTGGCAGTGGGTTGCGCACAGTGTTGGAGAAGAAATCGCTGACAGACACAATGGTCCATGTGGATTTGGACTCGCTGGATGCGTCGATAGGCATGGCAAATAAGATGGCCACCTATGGTGGTTTGTTGGAAGCTGACTTGATTGAGTGTCTGGAGGAAGTGGTGAGGCATACACATCCGGTTTCGTTGACGTTGGCTTCGTTTGATCCGGGCTATGAGCGGGCGGACAAAATTGCGCATGTTGGAATTGTCGGTGTTAAGACGTTTTTGAGGGCACTACTGGGATCCAGTCGAGGAGGTGCAACAGTTCATCGATGCTGA
- the URA9 gene encoding Dihydroorotate dehydrogenase: MSSSAIRSRLAARGIRSSPASRVHADASRTSIPGSRRQASSSANGSVQAGRAKAILYGGALAATLYVGYLYTTDTRAFVHRYLVPPALRALFPDAEEAHHAGTSALKTLYGLGLHPRERGNSLRTSELCTSVFDTQLSNPIGISAGLDKDGEIPDALFALGAGVVEIGGITPLPQAGNPKPRVFRIPATDGMVNRYGLNSRGADDVARRLRDRLRRFARSLGLTEQEVLDGAASVPPGSLQSGRLLAVQIAKNKETDERDEKAIADDHVYCVRRLARYADVVVVNVSSPNTPGLRDLQATEPLTRLLSAVVDEAAKTSRKSRPKVMVKVSPDEDEDTQMEGIVEAVRRSGVDGIIVGNTTKRRTGLVPEGIKLKNKEQKALMETGGYSGPAMFDRTLDLVGRYRKMLDAQPASSDKQKILFATGGITNGEQALKVLNAGASVAMVYTGMVYGGAGTVTRIKSEMKNQLKN; encoded by the coding sequence ATGTCCTCATCAGCTATTCGATCGCGTCTAGCCGCCAGAGGCATCCGCTCCTCGCCAGCCTCCCGCGTCCACGCCGATGCCTCCCGCACTTCCATACCCGGATCACGGCGGcaggcctcgtcctcggccaaCGGTTCCGTGCAAGCTGGTCGCGCAAAAGCCATCCTGTACGGAGGAGCTCTGGCGGCCACCCTTTACGTTGGATATCTCTACACGACTGATACAAGAGCATTCGTCCACCGATACCTTGTCCCGCCGGCACTACGAGCTCTGTTCCCCGACGCCGAAGAAGCACATCACGCCGGGACCTCGGCATTGAAGACGCTGTATGGGTTGGGCCTTCACCCCCGTGAGCGAGGGAATTCGTTGCGCACCTCGGAGCTTTGTACATCGGTGTTTGACACCCAGTTGAGCAACCCGATCGGGATTTCCGCTGGTCTGGATAAGGATGGCGAGATCCCAGATGCCCTCTTCGCCTTGGGCGCCGGTGTCGTTGAGATAGGAGGCATCACGCCGCTTCCCCAGGCTGGCAACCCCAAGCCCCGTGTCTTCAGGATCCCAGCTACGGACGGCATGGTGAATCGCTACGGGCTGAACTCTCGCGGTGCCGACGACGTGGCCAGACGACTGAGGGATCGTCTTCGTCGATTTGCACGATCGCTGGGTCTTACTGAGCAGGAAGTATTGGATGGAGCTGCCAGCGTCCCCCCGGGCAGTTTACAATCAGGCAGACTCCTCGCTGTTCAGATTGCCAAGAACAAAGAGACGGACGAACGTGACGAAAAGGCCATCGCTGACGACCATGTCTACTGTGTTCGAAGGCTGGCTCGCTATGCGGACGTTGTGGTCGTCAACGTAAGCAGTCCCAATACCCCTGGGCTGCGGGATCTCCAAGCCACCGAGCCCTTGACGAGACTCCTTTCAGCCGTGGTGGACGAGGCTGCGAAGACGAGCAGAAAATCGCGGCCAAAGGTTATGGTCAAGGTTTcgcccgacgaggacgaagacaCGCAGATGGAGGGCATTGTCGAGGCTGTGCGGAGAAGCGGTGTCGACGGCATCATTGTCGGAAACACTACCAAGAGGCGCACTGGCCTTGTTCCCGAGGGCATCAAGCTCAAGAATAAGGAACAGAAAGCGTTGATGGAAACGGGTGGCTATTCTGGACCAGCCATGTTTGACCGCACACTGGACCTGGTTGGCCGGTACCGGAAGATGCTCGATGCACAGCCTGCGAGCTCGGATAAGCAAAAGATCCTCTTCGCTACGGGTGGAATCACCAACGGGGAGCAGGCCCTCAAGGTCCTGAATGCTGGTGCGAGCGTTGCCATGGTGTACACAGGCATGGTGTATGGTGGAGCTGGCACTGTCACGAGAATCAAGAGCGAAATGAAGAACCAGTTGAAGAACTAA